The Streptomyces camelliae genome window below encodes:
- a CDS encoding HNH endonuclease: MPHVLVLNASYEPLGVVPLRRALVLVLENKAVALEESGAYMHSATVTVPAPSVVRLKRFVRVPYRGPVPLTRRALFARDGGRCMYCGGVATSVDHVIPRSRGGKHVWDNVVASCRRCNHVKADRHLVELGWRLRHKPAPPTGLAWRIIGTGHRDPRWLPYLQPYGADDAMARIDGISA; this comes from the coding sequence GTGCCGCATGTCCTGGTCCTCAACGCGTCGTACGAGCCGCTCGGCGTCGTACCGCTCCGCCGCGCGCTCGTCCTCGTACTGGAGAACAAGGCAGTCGCCTTGGAGGAATCTGGCGCCTATATGCACAGCGCGACCGTCACAGTCCCCGCACCCAGCGTGGTCCGGCTCAAGCGATTCGTACGGGTTCCCTACCGGGGGCCCGTTCCTCTCACCCGCCGTGCGCTCTTCGCCCGCGACGGGGGCCGGTGCATGTACTGCGGTGGCGTCGCAACCAGCGTCGACCACGTCATCCCGCGCAGTCGCGGGGGCAAACACGTCTGGGACAACGTGGTGGCGTCCTGCCGCCGCTGCAATCACGTCAAGGCCGACCGCCACCTCGTCGAGCTGGGCTGGCGACTGCGGCACAAACCGGCTCCGCCCACCGGACTGGCCTGGCGCATCATCGGCACCGGGCATAGGGACCCGCGCTGGCTGCCCTACTTGCAGCCGTACGGCGCGGACGATGCCATGGCCCGGATCGACGGCATCTCAGCCTGA
- a CDS encoding ROK family transcriptional regulator, giving the protein MAGTAGTPGTPRVLRAMNDRAALDLLLEHGPLSRTRIGKLTGLSKPTASQLLARLEAAGLVRVTGTSEGRPGPNAQLYAVDPAAAYAAGLDVAPHRIRAAVADITGRTVGEYELPTPGRHPARPVVQQVTDALDGAVKAAGLARADVHRLVIGTPGAFDPNTGRLRYASHLPGWHSPTLLDELAAALPMPVEYENDVNLVALAEQRLGAAKGHGDFVLLWSQEGLGAALVLGGRLHRGWTGGAGEVGFLPVPGTPLVRQVTKANSGGYQELAGSQAVPALARELGITDVPPGPHAEAATALVARAADHASGPYRELLETYATRLATGLASLVSVLDPELVVLSGSILTAGGEVLRALVQAELAELAAARPRLVVGDVHEHPVLRGALESALGTTRDEVFDTSR; this is encoded by the coding sequence ATGGCAGGAACCGCCGGTACGCCGGGCACCCCGCGCGTCCTGCGCGCCATGAACGACCGCGCCGCCCTGGACCTCCTGCTGGAGCACGGGCCGCTGTCGCGCACCCGGATCGGCAAGCTCACCGGACTGTCCAAGCCCACCGCCTCCCAGCTGCTGGCCCGCCTGGAGGCGGCCGGACTGGTCCGGGTCACCGGCACCAGCGAGGGCCGGCCGGGCCCCAACGCCCAGCTGTACGCGGTCGACCCCGCCGCCGCGTACGCCGCCGGGCTCGACGTCGCCCCGCACCGCATCCGCGCCGCCGTCGCCGACATCACCGGCCGGACCGTGGGCGAGTACGAGCTGCCCACCCCCGGGCGGCATCCCGCGCGTCCCGTCGTCCAGCAGGTCACCGACGCGCTCGACGGGGCGGTGAAGGCGGCCGGGCTCGCGCGGGCCGACGTACACCGGCTCGTCATCGGCACCCCCGGCGCCTTCGACCCCAACACCGGGCGGCTGCGCTACGCCTCCCACCTGCCCGGCTGGCACTCCCCCACGCTGCTGGACGAGCTCGCCGCCGCGCTGCCGATGCCGGTGGAGTACGAGAACGACGTCAACCTCGTCGCCCTCGCCGAACAGCGGCTCGGCGCCGCCAAGGGCCACGGGGACTTCGTGCTGCTGTGGAGCCAGGAGGGTCTCGGCGCCGCCCTGGTCCTCGGCGGCCGGCTGCACCGGGGCTGGACCGGCGGCGCCGGCGAGGTCGGCTTCCTGCCGGTGCCGGGCACGCCCCTGGTGCGCCAGGTGACCAAGGCCAACAGCGGCGGCTACCAGGAGCTGGCCGGCTCCCAGGCCGTGCCCGCGCTGGCCCGCGAGCTCGGCATCACGGACGTACCGCCGGGGCCCCACGCCGAGGCCGCCACCGCACTCGTGGCCCGCGCCGCCGATCACGCCTCCGGCCCCTACCGGGAGCTGCTGGAGACCTACGCGACCCGGCTGGCCACCGGTCTCGCCTCGCTCGTCTCCGTCCTCGACCCCGAACTCGTCGTCCTCAGCGGCTCCATCCTGACAGCCGGCGGCGAGGTGCTGCGCGCCCTCGTCCAGGCCGAGCTGGCGGAACTGGCGGCGGCCCGGCCCCGGCTGGTCGTCGGCGACGTCCACGAACACCCCGTCCTGCGCGGCGCGTTGGAGTCCGCGCTCGGCACCACCCGCGACGAGGTCTTCGACACCTCGCGCTAG
- a CDS encoding mechanosensitive ion channel family protein, translating to MSSLPVVLLAAGASPTPSPSGSTEPAVPSLQDAQQSATNAASWVEQNWSTWLAMGLQILLIVVIAVALRAVVRRAITKLIDRMARTAQAVDGTALGGLLVNAERRRQRSAAIGSVLRSVASFLIMGTAALMVLSTFKINLAPLLASAGVAGVAIGFGARNLVTDFLSGVFMILEDQYGVGDVIDAGVATGEVIEVGLRVTKLRGSDGEIWYVRNGEVKRIGNLSQGWATAGVDVTVRSGEDLDKVKETLDVVAEHMSKEEPWSELLWGPIEILGLDSVLIDSMVVRVSAKTMPGKAVSVERELRWRIKRAFDEARIRIVGGATSVEDAEDTPDPTASVAAPSAFSNADSAQAKATAPIAPQQSAPPGK from the coding sequence GTGTCGTCCTTGCCCGTCGTCCTGCTGGCCGCCGGTGCGTCGCCGACCCCCTCTCCCTCGGGGTCGACGGAACCGGCCGTTCCCTCGCTCCAGGACGCTCAGCAGAGCGCGACGAACGCGGCGAGCTGGGTCGAGCAGAACTGGTCGACGTGGCTCGCGATGGGTCTGCAGATCCTGCTGATCGTGGTCATCGCGGTCGCCCTCAGAGCGGTGGTGCGACGGGCGATCACCAAGCTGATCGACCGGATGGCCCGGACCGCGCAGGCCGTGGACGGCACCGCGCTGGGCGGGCTGCTGGTCAACGCCGAGCGGCGCCGGCAGCGGTCGGCGGCGATCGGCTCCGTGCTCCGCTCGGTCGCCAGCTTCCTGATCATGGGTACGGCGGCACTGATGGTGCTGTCCACCTTCAAGATCAACCTGGCCCCGCTGCTGGCGTCGGCCGGTGTGGCCGGCGTGGCGATCGGTTTCGGCGCGCGGAACCTGGTCACGGACTTCCTGTCCGGCGTGTTCATGATCCTGGAGGACCAGTACGGCGTCGGTGACGTGATCGACGCGGGCGTCGCGACCGGCGAGGTGATCGAGGTCGGGCTGCGCGTGACCAAGCTGCGCGGTTCGGACGGCGAGATCTGGTACGTCCGCAACGGCGAGGTCAAGCGCATCGGCAACCTCTCGCAGGGCTGGGCGACGGCCGGGGTCGATGTGACCGTGCGCTCCGGTGAGGACCTGGACAAGGTCAAGGAGACCCTGGACGTGGTCGCCGAACACATGAGCAAGGAAGAGCCCTGGAGCGAGCTGCTGTGGGGCCCGATCGAGATCCTCGGCCTGGACTCGGTGCTGATCGACTCCATGGTCGTCCGGGTCTCGGCGAAGACGATGCCGGGCAAGGCGGTGTCGGTCGAGCGCGAGCTGCGCTGGCGGATCAAGCGGGCCTTCGACGAGGCGCGGATCCGCATCGTGGGCGGTGCGACCTCGGTGGAGGACGCGGAGGACACCCCCGACCCGACGGCGTCGGTCGCGGCCCCGTCGGCCTTCTCCAACGCGGACTCCGCACAGGCGAAGGCGACGGCACCGATCGCTCCGCAGCAGTCGGCTCCGCCCGGGAAGTAG
- a CDS encoding ATP-binding cassette domain-containing protein: MTLTLANCTYGYRRWRQPVLRDFSYALPEGLTVLLGPNGAGKSTLLKLAASVTRPQKGQVALDSAPAGTAAYRRAVAWMPQDIVPVPTLTAREYVAYIGWLKGMNRADAWKQARKALSRVDLADKSDARTSRLSGGQLRRVGVAGALVHGARVLLLDEPTAGMDPYQRRVFRDILRGLTGDVRVLLSTHDVADLAEEADHVTVMHGGAILHHGNTDAFLTHTPPGTVEGRAAEAAYTALLRSRGVAA; this comes from the coding sequence GTGACACTCACACTCGCCAATTGCACCTACGGCTACCGGCGCTGGAGGCAGCCGGTCCTGCGGGACTTCTCCTACGCCCTGCCGGAAGGCCTCACGGTGCTGCTCGGCCCCAACGGTGCCGGCAAGTCCACGCTGCTGAAGCTCGCGGCCTCGGTGACCCGGCCGCAGAAGGGGCAGGTGGCCCTGGACAGCGCGCCGGCGGGCACAGCGGCGTACCGGCGGGCCGTGGCCTGGATGCCGCAGGACATCGTGCCCGTGCCCACGCTCACCGCGCGTGAGTACGTGGCCTACATCGGCTGGCTCAAGGGCATGAACCGCGCCGACGCCTGGAAGCAGGCCCGCAAGGCCCTGTCGCGCGTGGATCTGGCCGACAAGTCCGACGCCCGTACGAGCCGGCTCTCCGGCGGCCAGCTGAGGCGCGTCGGTGTCGCGGGGGCGCTCGTGCACGGAGCCCGGGTCCTGCTGCTCGACGAGCCCACCGCCGGGATGGACCCGTACCAGCGCCGGGTCTTCCGCGACATCCTGCGCGGACTCACCGGCGACGTACGGGTTCTGCTGTCCACGCACGACGTCGCCGACCTCGCGGAAGAGGCGGACCACGTCACGGTCATGCACGGGGGTGCGATCCTGCACCACGGGAACACCGACGCGTTCCTGACCCACACCCCGCCCGGAACCGTCGAAGGACGCGCGGCCGAGGCGGCGTACACCGCACTGCTGAGAAGCCGCGGCGTCGCCGCCTGA
- a CDS encoding ABC transporter substrate-binding protein, with protein sequence MPEVIPSAARKAAFALTASLALLTTACTGQSGSGATDDASKDTTINFWHAWSAPNEVQAVRKLVAGFEKAHPNIHVHIVGDMTDDKINQALRSGGSDAPDVISSFTTNNVGKFCSSGALVDLNPFFKKSGIDPAATFPKTMNEYTQFEGNRCTVPLLGDAYGLYYNKTAFKKAGIAGPPKTWSEFEADAKKLTVPDGDSYKQLGFMPDYHGWESTTEHYFAQFSPTYFDKNGKSNLAKDPAFEKGFTLQKRLVDELGGFQRLERFRSTLGDEWGPKHPFHTGQVAMQLDGEWRLGMALAAKPSFDIGVAPLPVPDDQAAQYGKGYITGTIAGIAATSHKQNAAWELVKYMTTDTDAVVNFSNAIHNVPSTLAALKSPKLTYDPRFKTFLDIAANPDSTTSPASINGGVYLTTIQNFGYDYESGKVTDLKAGLMRTAAQIDTDIAQAK encoded by the coding sequence ATGCCCGAAGTCATACCCTCAGCTGCCCGAAAAGCGGCTTTCGCCCTCACCGCCTCCCTCGCCCTGCTCACCACCGCCTGTACGGGGCAGTCCGGCTCCGGCGCCACGGACGACGCCTCGAAGGACACGACGATCAACTTCTGGCACGCCTGGAGCGCGCCGAACGAGGTGCAGGCGGTCAGGAAGCTCGTCGCCGGTTTCGAGAAGGCGCACCCCAACATCCATGTGCACATCGTCGGCGACATGACCGACGACAAGATCAATCAGGCACTGCGCTCCGGCGGCAGCGACGCCCCGGACGTCATCTCCTCCTTCACCACCAACAACGTGGGCAAGTTCTGCTCCTCGGGCGCACTGGTCGATCTCAACCCCTTCTTCAAGAAGTCCGGGATCGATCCCGCCGCGACCTTCCCGAAGACGATGAACGAGTACACCCAGTTCGAGGGCAACCGCTGCACGGTGCCGCTGCTCGGTGACGCGTACGGGCTCTACTACAACAAGACCGCCTTCAAGAAGGCCGGCATCGCCGGACCGCCCAAGACGTGGAGCGAGTTCGAGGCCGACGCCAAGAAGCTGACCGTTCCCGACGGGGATTCCTACAAGCAGCTCGGGTTCATGCCGGACTACCACGGCTGGGAATCCACCACCGAGCACTACTTCGCGCAGTTCTCGCCGACGTACTTCGACAAGAACGGAAAGTCGAACCTCGCCAAGGACCCCGCCTTCGAAAAGGGATTCACCCTGCAGAAGCGGCTCGTGGACGAACTCGGCGGATTCCAGCGGCTGGAGAGGTTCCGGTCGACCCTCGGTGACGAGTGGGGCCCGAAGCACCCCTTCCACACCGGTCAGGTCGCCATGCAGCTCGACGGCGAGTGGCGGCTCGGGATGGCGCTGGCCGCCAAGCCGAGCTTCGACATCGGGGTCGCCCCGCTGCCCGTGCCCGACGACCAGGCCGCGCAGTACGGCAAGGGCTACATCACCGGCACCATCGCGGGTATCGCCGCCACCAGCCACAAGCAGAACGCGGCCTGGGAGCTGGTGAAGTACATGACCACGGACACGGACGCGGTGGTGAACTTCTCCAACGCCATCCACAACGTGCCCTCGACGCTGGCCGCCCTGAAGTCCCCGAAGCTGACGTACGACCCGCGCTTCAAGACGTTCCTGGACATCGCCGCGAACCCGGACTCGACCACCTCTCCGGCGTCCATCAACGGCGGCGTGTATCTCACGACGATCCAGAACTTCGGCTACGACTACGAGAGCGGAAAGGTCACCGACCTCAAGGCGGGCCTGATGAGGACGGCCGCGCAGATCGACACGGACATCGCGCAGGCGAAGTAA
- a CDS encoding Uma2 family endonuclease: MSAEPIMEPVMTQVDPIDLLNAIEEASPMPIRPEYIEGVAVVPPFPNDDHNDGVGELHYQLRAAGFRLVGFGNGYRAAHPDGTTMALLGPDFYVRRRRPTDLDRAYLAAHGGWYPIDMLALAGEVTSTNHKTDTGPKFRAYAAAGVPVYVLINRHSKTAHCFTDPVLPGDDPTEAYYATDTKVTLGDPLPLPAPYPTLDTAPFLDR; this comes from the coding sequence ATGAGCGCCGAACCGATCATGGAGCCGGTCATGACGCAGGTGGACCCCATCGACCTGTTGAACGCGATCGAAGAGGCGTCGCCGATGCCGATTCGACCCGAATACATCGAGGGGGTGGCCGTCGTGCCGCCGTTCCCGAACGACGATCACAACGACGGCGTCGGAGAGTTGCACTACCAGCTGCGCGCGGCCGGATTCCGCCTCGTGGGCTTTGGCAACGGCTATCGTGCCGCTCATCCCGATGGCACAACCATGGCCCTCCTCGGCCCAGACTTCTACGTCCGCCGACGCAGGCCGACGGATCTCGACAGGGCATACCTCGCGGCCCACGGAGGCTGGTACCCCATCGACATGCTCGCCCTCGCCGGCGAAGTCACCTCCACCAACCACAAGACCGACACCGGCCCCAAGTTCCGCGCCTACGCAGCCGCCGGTGTCCCGGTCTACGTCCTGATCAACCGCCACTCCAAGACGGCCCACTGCTTCACCGACCCCGTCCTCCCCGGTGACGACCCCACCGAGGCCTACTACGCCACCGACACCAAAGTCACCCTCGGCGACCCCCTCCCCCTCCCCGCCCCCTACCCCACCCTCGACACCGCCCCGTTCCTGGACCGCTGA
- the malQ gene encoding 4-alpha-glucanotransferase, protein MTEAHDEPAEPQLARLAELHGVAVSYSPAPGRTVPIPASAVAAALAALGADIGAGAPDVVRTALAARERELRERLLPPTLVHWTGAPPPAALAALPAGTRLTVETEQGEEREWDGVGELPLGVHRLTALAPDGRTGRVHLVVAPDRLPTPAGRSHGLLVQMYSLLSRRSWGMGDLGDLAELAGWAGRTAGAGFVQVNPLHAAVPGAPTDPSPYRPSSRRFPDPVHLRIEDIPEYAYVENAADRERLTGLLERAGRLRAAVLDKGALIDRDAVWELKREALEAVVAVPLGPGRQAAYDAFRAAHGQALTDHATWYALAEIHGSDWHAWPDGLRDPRSAATARARADLADRVEFHTRLAWLTDGQLRTAQRVAAEAGMAVGIVHDLAVGVHPQGADAWAQQDVFAAGMSVGAPPDAFNARGQDWGLPPWRPDRLAATGHAPYRELLRALFRYAGALRIDHVMGLFRLWWVPRGSAPTEGTYVRYDADAMLAILALEADRAGAVVIGEDLGTVEPGVRETLQRRGVLGTSVLWFERDWEGDGRPLPPERWRADCLATATTHDLPPTAARLTGEHVGLRDRLGLLARPAAEERAEADADTAEWLALLGSLGLLDRPAAGPPGSDEEEEIRAVHRFLLRTPARLIGIWLPDGVGDRRPQNLPGTWDQYPNWRQPIADSEGRPVPLEDLTAAPRMRALLSVFAQVRDG, encoded by the coding sequence ATGACCGAGGCGCACGACGAGCCTGCCGAGCCGCAGCTGGCCCGGCTCGCCGAGCTGCACGGGGTCGCGGTCTCCTACAGCCCCGCCCCCGGTCGTACCGTCCCGATCCCCGCTTCCGCCGTGGCCGCCGCGCTGGCCGCCCTCGGCGCCGACATCGGCGCGGGCGCCCCGGACGTCGTACGCACCGCCCTCGCCGCCCGGGAACGCGAGCTGCGCGAGCGCCTGCTGCCACCCACGCTGGTCCACTGGACCGGCGCCCCGCCACCCGCCGCCCTCGCCGCACTGCCCGCCGGCACCCGGCTCACCGTCGAGACCGAGCAGGGGGAGGAGCGCGAGTGGGACGGGGTCGGTGAACTCCCGCTCGGCGTCCACCGGTTGACCGCCCTCGCCCCCGACGGACGTACCGGCCGCGTCCACCTCGTCGTCGCCCCCGACCGGCTGCCCACCCCGGCCGGCCGCTCCCACGGCCTCCTCGTCCAGATGTACTCCCTACTCTCGCGCCGCTCCTGGGGCATGGGCGACCTCGGTGACCTGGCCGAGCTGGCCGGCTGGGCCGGGCGGACCGCCGGCGCCGGATTCGTGCAGGTCAACCCGTTGCACGCGGCCGTACCGGGCGCCCCCACCGACCCCTCCCCGTACCGCCCCTCCTCCCGCCGCTTCCCCGACCCCGTGCACCTGCGGATCGAGGACATCCCCGAGTACGCGTACGTCGAGAACGCCGCGGACCGCGAGCGGCTGACCGGGCTGCTGGAGCGGGCCGGACGGCTGCGCGCCGCCGTGCTCGACAAGGGCGCCCTCATCGACCGGGACGCCGTGTGGGAACTGAAGCGCGAGGCCCTGGAAGCGGTGGTGGCCGTCCCGCTCGGCCCCGGCCGCCAGGCCGCCTACGACGCCTTCCGCGCCGCCCACGGCCAGGCCCTCACCGACCACGCCACCTGGTACGCCCTCGCCGAGATCCACGGCTCCGACTGGCACGCCTGGCCGGACGGGCTGCGCGACCCCCGCTCGGCCGCGACCGCTCGGGCCCGCGCGGACCTCGCCGACCGGGTCGAGTTCCACACCCGCCTCGCCTGGCTCACCGACGGCCAGCTGCGCACCGCCCAGCGGGTCGCGGCGGAGGCCGGGATGGCGGTCGGGATCGTGCACGACCTCGCCGTCGGCGTGCATCCGCAGGGCGCCGACGCCTGGGCGCAGCAGGACGTCTTCGCCGCCGGCATGTCCGTCGGCGCCCCGCCCGACGCCTTCAACGCCCGCGGCCAGGACTGGGGCCTGCCGCCCTGGCGCCCCGACCGGCTCGCCGCCACCGGCCACGCCCCCTACCGCGAACTGCTGCGCGCCCTCTTCCGCTACGCCGGCGCCCTGCGCATCGACCACGTCATGGGCCTGTTCCGGCTGTGGTGGGTGCCCCGGGGCAGCGCGCCCACGGAGGGCACGTACGTCCGTTACGACGCCGACGCCATGCTCGCGATCCTCGCCCTGGAGGCCGACCGTGCCGGGGCCGTCGTCATCGGCGAGGACCTGGGCACCGTCGAGCCGGGCGTGCGCGAGACCCTGCAGCGGCGCGGGGTGCTCGGCACCTCGGTGCTGTGGTTCGAACGGGACTGGGAGGGCGACGGCCGCCCGCTGCCGCCCGAGCGCTGGCGCGCCGACTGCCTGGCCACCGCCACCACCCATGACCTCCCGCCCACCGCCGCCCGCCTCACCGGCGAACACGTCGGCCTGCGCGACCGCCTGGGCCTGCTCGCCCGCCCGGCCGCCGAGGAGCGGGCGGAGGCCGACGCCGACACCGCCGAGTGGCTCGCCCTGCTCGGCAGCCTCGGTCTGCTGGACCGGCCGGCGGCCGGACCGCCCGGCTCCGACGAGGAGGAGGAGATCCGCGCAGTCCACCGCTTCCTGCTGCGTACCCCGGCCCGGCTGATCGGGATCTGGCTCCCGGACGGCGTCGGCGACCGCCGCCCGCAGAACCTGCCGGGCACCTGGGACCAGTACCCGAACTGGCGGCAGCCGATCGCGGACAGCGAGGGCCGCCCGGTGCCGCTGGAGGACCTGACGGCCGCCCCCCGAATGCGCGCGTTGCTCTCCGTTTTCGCGCAGGTCAGGGACGGGTGA
- a CDS encoding carbohydrate ABC transporter permease: MATITLASKRRRSGLAAKRRKKALRTAAFMSPWLIGFAVFFAYPLISTVYFSFMHYDGFKPPTWSGTKNWTYVFEHYPYFWPALRNTLWLVVVTVTLRVLFGLGIGLLITKIKTGTGVFRTLFYLPYLAPPVAATMAFAFLLNPGTGPVNSILEKIGIPAPGWFNDPNWSKPALTLLFLWGVGDLMVIFMAALLDVPKEQYEAAELDGASAWQRFRFVTIPNISPIIMFAVVTGVIAAMQCYTQPLVAGKVASGVIQGAGTMFEPGYPERSTLTLPQLVYNLGFQRFDYGSACVVALVLFALSMAFTAFLMRRRGGLIQAGD; encoded by the coding sequence ATGGCCACGATCACCCTTGCGTCGAAGCGCCGCCGGTCTGGCCTCGCTGCGAAGCGGCGGAAAAAGGCACTGCGTACGGCCGCTTTCATGTCACCCTGGTTGATCGGCTTCGCGGTCTTCTTCGCCTATCCGCTGATCTCGACGGTCTATTTCTCCTTCATGCACTACGACGGCTTCAAACCGCCGACGTGGAGCGGGACGAAGAACTGGACGTACGTCTTCGAGCACTACCCCTACTTCTGGCCGGCCCTGCGCAACACCCTGTGGCTGGTGGTGGTCACGGTGACCCTGCGGGTCCTCTTCGGACTGGGCATCGGCCTCCTCATCACGAAGATCAAGACCGGCACGGGTGTCTTCCGCACCCTCTTCTACCTGCCCTACCTGGCCCCGCCGGTGGCGGCCACGATGGCCTTCGCCTTCCTCCTCAACCCCGGTACCGGCCCGGTCAACTCGATCCTGGAGAAGATCGGCATCCCGGCCCCGGGCTGGTTCAACGACCCGAACTGGTCCAAGCCGGCCCTCACTCTCCTCTTCCTGTGGGGCGTGGGCGACCTGATGGTCATCTTCATGGCCGCGCTGCTCGACGTACCGAAGGAGCAGTACGAGGCGGCCGAGCTGGACGGGGCCTCGGCGTGGCAGCGGTTCCGGTTCGTCACGATCCCGAACATCTCGCCGATCATCATGTTCGCGGTGGTCACCGGGGTGATCGCGGCGATGCAGTGCTACACCCAGCCGCTGGTCGCCGGAAAGGTCGCGTCGGGCGTGATCCAGGGCGCGGGCACCATGTTCGAGCCCGGCTACCCCGAGAGGTCGACGCTCACCCTCCCCCAACTCGTCTACAACCTGGGCTTCCAGCGCTTCGACTACGGCTCGGCCTGTGTGGTCGCGCTCGTCCTGTTCGCCCTCTCCATGGCCTTCACCGCGTTCCTGATGCGGCGCCGCGGCGGACTCATCCAGGCAGGTGACTGA